A stretch of Gemmatimonas aurantiaca T-27 DNA encodes these proteins:
- the tsaD gene encoding tRNA (adenosine(37)-N6)-threonylcarbamoyltransferase complex transferase subunit TsaD yields MRVLGIETSCDETSAAVVSGTPEAMTLESCVILSQDVHRLFGGVVPEIASRQHLIGIVPAVAAALQEAQVSLSDIDAVAVTHAPGLVGALLVGTSFAKSLALSYDKPLVPVHHLEGHLFATLLEHPDAAPPFTALLVSGGHTLLLDVPAWGEYRLLGQTRDDAVGEAFDKVAKLLGLPYPGGRPIEQLAATAEAPVHKHPHRFARPMLRKSSTPADEDYYDCSFSGLKTAVLYAVRDAERTGTLDDARASIARGFQDAVIDTLVEKVVRAARQHRRSRVVLGGGVACNQALQAAMRNAMEQRKGHVFAPSPRLATDNAAMIAAAGIFRLQRGEFAAPDMTATASLPIPGMIVLSSAR; encoded by the coding sequence ATGCGGGTCCTCGGCATCGAGACATCCTGCGATGAAACGTCGGCCGCCGTGGTGTCAGGCACACCGGAAGCGATGACGCTGGAGTCCTGTGTGATCCTGTCGCAGGATGTGCATCGCCTGTTTGGTGGGGTGGTACCCGAAATCGCGAGTCGACAGCACCTCATCGGCATCGTGCCGGCCGTCGCCGCGGCGCTGCAGGAGGCGCAGGTTTCGCTGTCCGACATCGACGCCGTGGCAGTGACCCACGCGCCGGGGTTGGTGGGCGCGCTGTTGGTGGGTACGAGCTTCGCGAAGTCACTGGCCCTGTCATATGACAAGCCATTGGTGCCCGTGCATCATCTGGAGGGGCATCTCTTCGCCACGCTGCTGGAGCATCCCGACGCCGCACCACCGTTTACCGCGTTGCTGGTGAGCGGCGGCCATACGCTGCTGCTGGATGTGCCAGCGTGGGGCGAATACCGACTGTTGGGACAGACGCGCGACGATGCCGTCGGTGAAGCCTTCGACAAAGTGGCCAAGCTGCTCGGTCTTCCCTATCCGGGTGGCCGTCCCATCGAACAACTCGCAGCGACGGCCGAAGCGCCGGTGCACAAGCACCCACACCGGTTCGCACGACCGATGCTGCGAAAGTCATCGACGCCAGCCGACGAAGACTACTATGACTGTTCGTTCAGCGGTCTCAAGACGGCCGTGCTGTACGCGGTGCGAGACGCCGAGCGCACGGGCACCCTCGACGACGCGCGAGCCAGCATCGCGCGGGGATTCCAGGATGCCGTCATCGATACCCTAGTCGAAAAAGTGGTACGTGCCGCGCGGCAGCACCGCCGCAGTCGTGTGGTGCTTGGTGGCGGCGTAGCCTGTAACCAGGCACTGCAGGCGGCCATGCGTAACGCCATGGAGCAGCGGAAAGGCCACGTTTTTGCGCCGTCCCCGCGCCTGGCAACCGACAACGCCGCGATGATCGCCGCCGCCGGCATCTTTCGCCTGCAGCGGGGGGAATTCGCCGCGCCCGACATGACCGCGACCGCATCCCTGCCTATTCCGGGTATGATTGTCTTGAGCAGCGCGCGATAG
- the fmt gene encoding methionyl-tRNA formyltransferase: protein MRILFWGTPDFAVPPLRALLGEGHDVIGVVTQPDRPRGRSRSQLDPSPVKQVALEEGLPVLQPAKPRGEEFLEHMRALAPDISVVVAYGHILPKAVIDLPARGTLNIHASLLPALRGAAPIQAALLEGMPETGVTIMQMVPALDAGDMLHVVRVPIDIDTTYGELHDTLAEVGALAIVQALTLIDAGVSHAVPQDDTLATYAAKIDRSTAQLDFAAPATQVQRVVRAFDPRPGAWGTLRGGDVKCFSARLVGDGSDDALDEPTRSSPPGTVRSVDADGMIVRCGVGAVRVLDVQPSGKPRMPVLAWSRGRGVAVGDQFTAAGLS, encoded by the coding sequence ATGCGTATTCTTTTCTGGGGCACGCCCGACTTCGCCGTGCCGCCGCTGCGGGCCCTCCTGGGTGAGGGACATGATGTCATCGGTGTGGTCACGCAGCCCGACCGCCCACGCGGTCGTTCGCGCTCCCAACTCGATCCGTCGCCCGTCAAACAGGTTGCGCTCGAAGAAGGACTGCCCGTACTGCAGCCCGCCAAACCCCGCGGCGAAGAATTTCTCGAACACATGCGCGCACTGGCACCGGACATTTCGGTGGTGGTCGCCTATGGGCACATCCTGCCCAAGGCCGTGATCGACCTGCCCGCGCGCGGCACACTCAACATCCATGCATCGTTGTTGCCGGCACTGCGTGGCGCGGCCCCCATTCAGGCCGCCCTGTTGGAGGGCATGCCGGAAACCGGCGTGACGATCATGCAGATGGTGCCGGCACTCGATGCAGGCGACATGCTGCATGTCGTGCGGGTGCCTATCGACATCGACACCACCTACGGCGAACTGCACGACACGCTGGCCGAAGTCGGTGCCCTGGCCATCGTGCAGGCGCTCACGCTCATCGACGCAGGCGTTTCACACGCCGTCCCGCAGGACGACACCCTCGCGACCTACGCGGCAAAGATCGATCGCAGTACGGCGCAGCTCGATTTTGCGGCGCCAGCAACTCAGGTGCAGCGCGTCGTTCGGGCCTTCGATCCACGGCCCGGAGCCTGGGGCACGCTGCGTGGTGGTGACGTGAAGTGCTTCAGCGCGCGTCTCGTAGGCGATGGCAGTGACGATGCGCTCGACGAACCCACTCGATCGAGTCCGCCGGGCACCGTGCGCAGTGTCGATGCCGATGGCATGATCGTGCGCTGTGGCGTAGGCGCCGTGCGGGTGCTCGATGTGCAGCCAAGTGGTAAGCCACGCATGCCGGTGCTGGCCTGGTCGCGTGGACGTGGTGTGGCGGTGGGAGACCAGTTCACCGCTGCGGGTCTGTCGTGA
- the rsmB gene encoding 16S rRNA (cytosine(967)-C(5))-methyltransferase RsmB, whose product MQRPSRSPGTAITPSRSAAAGILGDVRAGHMLDQSFERRTPTLDARDRRWVQELVWGVLRHRERLDAILATRIRGGLSVLDDGVLDILRLGTYQLLSMDSVPPYAAIGQSVEAVKRKHGIGAGKLVNAVLRRIDRERATIEPALPADPVDALALQHSHPSWVVGRWVSQFGIAETAQLLALNNTPAPVVVRPHGVQADALAESLTQSDVSTRRVPLVPESLEITGPVALTEVDAFRRGQFYVQDPAATLVAQYAHVPEGSVVADLCAAPGSKALEMARRARLVIAADRSESRVDRMRSGFDRLGIDTTSSNRAMVTLVADATQPSIDPVDAVLVDVPCTGTGTFRRHPDARWRLQASDFAVLGALQRQILTAAAAVVRPNGLLIYSTCSLEAEENDEVVDAFLASHPDFVVEPPPAGVVSDAVIDRGRLRVLPQQHGFDGAFAVRMRRTSGSA is encoded by the coding sequence GTGCAACGTCCCTCACGCTCTCCGGGCACGGCCATCACGCCGTCGCGCAGCGCCGCGGCCGGTATCCTGGGCGACGTGCGCGCCGGCCACATGCTCGATCAGAGTTTCGAGCGACGCACCCCAACACTCGACGCACGCGATCGCCGTTGGGTACAGGAACTGGTCTGGGGCGTACTGCGTCATCGGGAACGCCTCGATGCCATTCTGGCCACGCGCATCCGCGGTGGCCTGTCGGTGCTCGATGACGGGGTACTCGACATCCTGCGTCTCGGCACCTACCAACTGTTGTCGATGGATAGCGTGCCCCCGTACGCCGCCATCGGACAGTCGGTGGAAGCCGTGAAACGCAAGCATGGCATCGGCGCGGGGAAACTCGTGAACGCCGTGTTGCGTCGCATCGATCGGGAGCGCGCCACCATCGAGCCTGCGCTGCCCGCTGATCCCGTCGACGCGCTGGCCCTTCAGCACTCCCATCCGTCCTGGGTCGTGGGGCGCTGGGTTTCGCAGTTCGGTATCGCCGAAACCGCACAGTTACTTGCGCTCAACAACACGCCGGCCCCCGTGGTCGTACGCCCGCATGGCGTGCAGGCGGATGCGCTTGCCGAGAGCCTCACGCAGTCCGACGTGTCCACGCGCCGCGTGCCGCTGGTACCGGAGTCTCTCGAGATCACCGGGCCGGTCGCACTCACGGAAGTGGATGCGTTTCGTCGCGGACAGTTCTACGTGCAGGACCCGGCCGCCACGTTGGTCGCGCAGTACGCACACGTGCCGGAAGGCAGTGTGGTCGCCGATCTGTGCGCAGCGCCTGGCAGCAAGGCGCTCGAAATGGCACGACGGGCACGCCTGGTGATTGCCGCGGATCGGAGTGAATCGCGCGTGGATCGCATGCGCAGCGGCTTTGATCGCCTGGGCATCGATACCACGTCATCGAATCGCGCCATGGTCACACTGGTCGCCGATGCGACGCAGCCCTCCATCGATCCGGTGGACGCAGTGCTGGTGGATGTGCCGTGCACAGGGACGGGCACCTTCCGCCGTCATCCTGATGCGCGCTGGCGGCTGCAGGCATCCGACTTTGCCGTACTCGGCGCCCTCCAGCGGCAGATTCTCACCGCCGCGGCCGCCGTGGTGCGTCCCAATGGCCTGCTGATCTACAGCACCTGTTCGCTGGAAGCCGAGGAAAACGACGAGGTGGTGGACGCATTCCTGGCGTCACACCCCGATTTTGTCGTGGAACCCCCGCCTGCTGGTGTGGTATCGGATGCGGTGATCGACCGCGGCCGACTGCGCGTGTTGCCGCAACAGCATGGATTCGACGGCGCATTCGCCGTTCGCATGCGACGGACCTCCGGCTCTGCCTGA
- the rpe gene encoding ribulose-phosphate 3-epimerase encodes MTVRIAPSVLSADFRILGDEIAMCEAGGADWIHVDVMDGRFVPNLSFGVKVIEAVRKCTKKVVDVHLMVQEPEKYFDDYVKAGADVLTIHVEAAPHLDRQLARIKELGVKAGVALNPGTPLAAIEEVVHMLDLVLIMSVNPGYGGQKFIDYSVDKIERMRFLLDQAESNAVLEVDGGISRDTIQRCWSAGADTFVAGNAIFGAADPRAEIAVLRNLCVESA; translated from the coding sequence ATGACCGTTCGTATTGCCCCCTCCGTGTTGAGTGCCGACTTCCGCATCCTCGGTGACGAGATTGCGATGTGTGAAGCCGGCGGCGCCGACTGGATTCACGTGGACGTGATGGATGGACGTTTCGTGCCGAATCTGTCGTTCGGTGTGAAGGTCATCGAAGCCGTGCGGAAGTGCACGAAGAAGGTGGTCGACGTGCACCTCATGGTGCAGGAACCTGAGAAGTATTTCGACGACTACGTGAAGGCGGGCGCCGATGTGCTCACGATCCACGTGGAAGCCGCACCACATCTCGATCGACAGCTCGCGCGCATCAAGGAACTCGGCGTGAAGGCCGGTGTCGCCCTCAATCCCGGTACGCCGCTGGCGGCCATCGAAGAAGTGGTGCACATGCTCGACCTCGTGCTCATCATGAGCGTGAACCCGGGTTATGGCGGCCAGAAGTTCATCGACTATTCGGTGGACAAGATCGAACGCATGCGTTTCCTCCTGGACCAGGCGGAGAGCAATGCCGTCCTGGAAGTGGACGGCGGCATTTCGCGCGACACCATCCAGCGTTGCTGGAGTGCCGGTGCTGATACCTTCGTTGCGGGCAATGCGATCTTCGGGGCGGCAGATCCGCGCGCCGAAATCGCGGTCCTGCGCAACCTCTGCGTGGAGTCGGCATGA
- a CDS encoding PASTA domain-containing protein: MATNTKTSPRRRTSSGLARLWGLRALIAAAIGVAIGAGAGVMTVNKLEPGRTDSVDSLAVMLDSISKGRIPDAKPAGTPTADAAPAAPDSASLEPELVSVPAVTDLEEGDARNAILDAGLQVGEVQFRPSIKPAGIVLGTFPVSGARVPTKSAISLVLSDGRDPADTLQQHSLR, encoded by the coding sequence ATGGCCACGAACACCAAGACCTCTCCACGCCGACGGACGTCCTCCGGGTTGGCCCGCCTGTGGGGCCTGCGCGCGCTCATTGCCGCCGCGATCGGTGTGGCCATCGGTGCCGGCGCTGGCGTGATGACGGTGAACAAGCTCGAACCGGGCCGCACCGATAGCGTGGATTCGCTGGCCGTCATGCTCGACTCCATCTCCAAGGGGCGCATCCCCGACGCGAAGCCGGCCGGCACACCAACGGCAGACGCTGCGCCCGCCGCACCCGATAGTGCCTCCCTCGAACCAGAGCTCGTGTCGGTGCCAGCCGTGACCGATCTCGAGGAAGGGGATGCACGCAATGCCATCCTCGATGCCGGGCTGCAGGTCGGGGAAGTACAGTTCCGCCCCTCCATCAAGCCCGCCGGTATTGTGCTCGGCACCTTCCCGGTGTCCGGCGCCCGCGTGCCCACGAAGAGCGCGATCAGCCTCGTGCTGAGCGATGGTCGCGATCCTGCCGACACACTGCAGCAGCACTCGCTGCGCTGA
- the queA gene encoding tRNA preQ1(34) S-adenosylmethionine ribosyltransferase-isomerase QueA: protein MTAPSNPHGSADPAADVLPELRRVDGDRTADYDYELPEERIAQLPVEPRDASRLLVVDRESGSLTHRQFRDVVSLIPAGDAVVLNTTKVFRARLLGHRESGGPAEILLLRHLRDAHYEAMIHPGGKLRPGRTVTIAPGFTVEIVDTTPRRTRIVKLHAPEFSSVQSAIEQHGHIPLPPYIERSDTDADAARYQTIYAAQAGSVAAPTAGLHFTDDLLATLDARGVERVNVLLHVGAGTFRPVSDDDPSQHVMHEEWCEVTPDAAARLNAVRARGGKIWAVGTTSVRTIETAATPDGVIHPYIGETNIFLRPPYQFRGVDHLITNFHLPRSTLIMLVAAFAGYDLTMQAYRTAVAEQYRFYSYGDAMVLL from the coding sequence ATGACTGCCCCGTCCAATCCGCACGGTAGTGCAGATCCCGCCGCCGACGTGCTCCCAGAGCTTCGTCGCGTCGATGGGGATCGCACCGCCGACTACGACTATGAGCTCCCCGAGGAGCGCATCGCGCAGCTCCCCGTGGAGCCGCGTGATGCGAGTCGTTTGCTCGTCGTGGACCGGGAGAGCGGGTCGCTGACCCATCGCCAGTTTCGTGATGTGGTATCACTGATCCCGGCTGGTGATGCAGTGGTGCTCAACACGACCAAGGTGTTTCGGGCCCGGTTGCTGGGGCATCGCGAGAGTGGTGGACCGGCCGAGATTCTGCTGCTGCGTCATCTGCGCGATGCACACTACGAAGCGATGATCCATCCCGGGGGGAAGCTGCGTCCCGGTCGCACGGTGACCATCGCTCCCGGCTTCACGGTGGAAATCGTGGACACGACGCCACGACGCACCCGCATCGTGAAGTTGCATGCGCCGGAATTCTCTTCGGTGCAGAGCGCCATCGAGCAGCACGGACACATCCCGCTGCCGCCATACATCGAACGCTCCGACACCGACGCCGACGCCGCGCGCTACCAGACCATCTATGCCGCGCAGGCGGGTTCGGTGGCGGCGCCCACGGCCGGGCTGCACTTCACCGACGACCTGCTCGCCACGCTCGACGCACGTGGCGTGGAGCGGGTGAATGTGCTGCTGCATGTTGGCGCGGGGACGTTCCGCCCGGTGAGCGACGACGATCCGTCGCAGCATGTCATGCATGAGGAATGGTGCGAGGTCACGCCCGATGCCGCCGCCCGTCTGAACGCGGTGCGCGCACGGGGGGGCAAGATCTGGGCGGTGGGCACGACCAGCGTGCGCACCATCGAGACGGCGGCCACACCGGATGGGGTCATCCACCCCTACATCGGCGAAACGAACATCTTCCTGCGTCCACCCTACCAGTTTCGTGGCGTGGATCATTTGATCACGAACTTCCACTTGCCGCGCTCCACGCTGATCATGCTCGTGGCGGCGTTCGCGGGGTATGACCTGACCATGCAGGCGTATCGCACGGCGGTGGCCGAGCAGTACCGATTCTACAGTTATGGCGACGCGATGGTTCTGCTGTGA
- the def gene encoding peptide deformylase encodes MSLLDIHVLGSPVLRQETQRVESVTPELRRLVDNMFDTMEAAKGVGLAAPQVGRLERLAVVDADDVRLVVINPEIILREGLERGEEGCLSIPEVYADVDRPARVIVRAQDIDLNWYEVDAANLLGRCLQHEIDHLFGKLFTDRLSLLKKRSAMKDWDHEKGKYPKLLRVLPVGDLPPEREANSGSSSGSGSALSDR; translated from the coding sequence GTGTCACTGCTCGATATTCACGTGCTGGGATCCCCCGTGCTGCGTCAGGAGACGCAGCGGGTGGAATCGGTCACGCCCGAATTGCGCCGTCTGGTCGACAACATGTTCGACACGATGGAAGCGGCGAAGGGTGTTGGCCTGGCCGCGCCACAGGTGGGCCGCCTCGAGCGGCTTGCCGTGGTGGACGCTGACGATGTGCGTCTGGTCGTCATCAATCCGGAGATCATTCTCCGCGAAGGCCTCGAGCGTGGTGAGGAAGGGTGCCTCTCCATTCCCGAGGTCTATGCCGATGTGGATCGGCCGGCGCGGGTGATCGTGCGCGCGCAGGACATCGATCTCAATTGGTACGAAGTCGACGCCGCCAACCTGCTCGGCCGTTGCCTGCAGCACGAAATCGACCACCTGTTCGGCAAACTCTTCACCGATCGCCTCAGCCTACTCAAGAAGCGATCGGCCATGAAGGACTGGGACCACGAGAAGGGCAAGTATCCGAAACTGCTGCGTGTGCTGCCGGTGGGTGATCTGCCGCCCGAACGTGAGGCAAATTCCGGGAGTAGTTCCGGGAGCGGCTCCGCCCTCTCCGATCGCTGA
- a CDS encoding peroxiredoxin family protein — MTVKQQWLVVVGIIALLGGGAFTASHFLKDELTSVTVGSDAPGFIAQTLDTPAQTKSLTNYRGDVVVLNIWATWCIPCRKEMPSMEALYKELGPKGLKIVAVSVDDAGAGQKIREFVAEYGLTFEILHDGAGTIQGIYRTTGVPETMVIDRDGVIRKKWIGEDDWSSAGNRKLLEQLLAQPKS, encoded by the coding sequence ATGACCGTCAAGCAACAGTGGCTCGTGGTTGTTGGCATTATCGCGCTGCTCGGCGGTGGGGCGTTCACGGCGTCGCATTTCCTGAAAGACGAACTCACCAGCGTGACCGTGGGCTCCGACGCGCCGGGATTCATCGCGCAGACGCTCGACACACCCGCTCAGACCAAGTCGCTCACCAACTATCGTGGTGACGTGGTGGTGCTGAATATCTGGGCCACCTGGTGCATCCCATGCCGCAAGGAAATGCCGAGCATGGAGGCGCTGTACAAGGAACTTGGCCCCAAGGGGCTGAAGATCGTCGCAGTGAGTGTCGATGATGCCGGCGCCGGGCAGAAGATCCGCGAGTTTGTCGCGGAATACGGGCTCACCTTCGAGATCTTGCACGATGGCGCAGGCACGATCCAGGGCATCTACCGGACGACTGGCGTCCCGGAGACGATGGTCATCGATCGGGACGGCGTGATCCGGAAGAAGTGGATCGGCGAAGACGACTGGTCGTCTGCAGGCAACCGCAAGCTGCTCGAGCAACTGCTCGCCCAGCCGAAGTCCTGA
- the tgt gene encoding tRNA guanosine(34) transglycosylase Tgt, giving the protein MSAFSFAVEGTDGEARAGVFHTPHGPVQTPQFMPVGTLASVKALDPEDLQRLGATMVLSNAYHLRLRPGDETVRAFGGLHRFMQWEGPMLTDSGGFQVFSLEGLRTIQEDGVEFRSHLDGSLQQFTPESVMRIERNLGADVIMQFDHVVPGQSPHDLAREAMERSVRWLERCRVAFDQLQREDTLAPTPEQALFPIVQGGIHADLRRASASAIQGVADWVGVGIGGLSVGETKPDMYAMLDVVNEVLPKDRPRYLMGVGFPEDLVEGVARGVDLFDCVAPTRMGRTGAFFTPTGRRSIKNAAWRLDQSPLDPTCTCAACARFSKGYIRHLFVAEEILGLRLLSLHNVHFLVALMREARDAVLAGTFAGWSRDWLARYHSRSTVS; this is encoded by the coding sequence GTGAGCGCGTTTTCGTTTGCGGTGGAAGGCACCGATGGTGAGGCCCGTGCGGGCGTGTTCCACACACCGCATGGTCCTGTGCAGACACCGCAGTTCATGCCGGTCGGCACACTGGCCTCAGTGAAGGCACTCGACCCCGAAGACCTGCAGCGTCTGGGGGCCACGATGGTGCTGTCGAACGCCTATCACCTGCGCCTGCGCCCGGGCGATGAAACCGTGCGCGCCTTCGGTGGTCTGCACCGCTTCATGCAGTGGGAAGGCCCGATGCTGACCGACTCGGGCGGTTTTCAGGTGTTCTCGCTCGAAGGGTTGCGCACCATTCAGGAAGACGGGGTGGAATTCCGCAGTCACCTCGACGGGTCGCTGCAGCAGTTCACACCGGAGTCGGTGATGCGCATCGAACGCAACCTGGGTGCCGACGTGATCATGCAGTTCGATCATGTGGTGCCGGGCCAGTCGCCGCATGATCTGGCCCGCGAAGCCATGGAGCGGAGCGTCCGGTGGCTCGAACGGTGCCGCGTCGCCTTCGACCAGCTACAGCGCGAAGACACCCTGGCCCCCACGCCGGAACAGGCCCTGTTCCCGATTGTGCAGGGTGGCATTCATGCCGATCTGCGTCGGGCCTCGGCGTCGGCCATCCAGGGTGTCGCAGACTGGGTGGGTGTGGGCATCGGCGGATTGTCGGTGGGAGAAACCAAGCCCGACATGTATGCGATGCTCGATGTGGTGAACGAGGTCCTGCCCAAGGACCGCCCCCGCTACCTGATGGGGGTGGGGTTTCCCGAGGATCTCGTGGAAGGCGTGGCCCGGGGCGTCGACCTGTTCGATTGTGTGGCGCCCACCCGCATGGGCCGCACGGGGGCGTTCTTCACACCGACGGGGCGACGCAGCATCAAAAACGCCGCCTGGCGGCTCGACCAGAGCCCGCTCGACCCCACCTGCACCTGTGCGGCCTGTGCCCGGTTTTCCAAGGGGTACATCCGCCACCTGTTCGTGGCGGAAGAAATTCTCGGACTGCGCCTCCTGAGCCTCCACAATGTACATTTCCTCGTGGCGCTGATGCGCGAGGCCCGGGACGCCGTCCTGGCCGGAACCTTTGCGGGCTGGAGTCGTGACTGGCTCGCCCGATATCACTCCCGCTCGACTGTCTCATGA
- the ruvB gene encoding Holliday junction branch migration DNA helicase RuvB: MSRAEITTPEVLTEDTAVELSLRPQRLAEFIGQSRVKESLTIALDAARARKEPVDHLLFFGPPGLGKTTLADLIARELGVNLTVTSGPALEKPGDLVAPLTSLREGDVLFIDEIHRLRPVIEEFLYSAMEDYRIDIRLADGPNARTVPMNIERFTLVGATTRLGMLTAPLRARFGIVHQLGFYPVEDLEVIVRRTGEVLRVEMDADGAHEIARRSRGTPRVANRLLRRVRDYAEVRANGRITREVAEAALALLDVDHFGLDDMDGRLLRAIIEKFEGGPVGLSTMAAAIGEDPGTIEEVYEPFLVQHGFLQRTPRGRVATARAYRHLGFVPPVGSAEQPGLF, from the coding sequence ATGAGCCGCGCCGAGATCACCACCCCGGAAGTGCTGACCGAAGATACCGCGGTCGAGCTGTCCCTCCGCCCGCAGCGATTGGCCGAATTCATCGGCCAGAGCCGGGTGAAGGAGAGCCTGACTATCGCACTCGACGCGGCCCGGGCCCGAAAGGAGCCTGTCGACCATCTGCTTTTCTTCGGGCCGCCAGGACTGGGCAAGACCACCTTGGCCGACCTCATCGCGCGGGAACTGGGGGTCAATCTCACCGTGACGTCGGGGCCGGCCCTCGAGAAGCCCGGCGATCTCGTGGCCCCCCTGACGAGTCTGCGGGAAGGGGATGTGCTCTTCATCGATGAAATCCATCGCCTGCGTCCGGTGATTGAGGAATTCCTCTATTCGGCGATGGAGGACTATCGGATCGACATCCGGCTGGCCGACGGGCCCAACGCACGCACGGTACCGATGAACATCGAGCGGTTCACGCTCGTTGGTGCGACCACACGACTCGGCATGCTCACCGCGCCACTGCGGGCCCGGTTCGGCATCGTGCATCAACTGGGGTTCTATCCCGTGGAGGATCTGGAAGTGATCGTCCGTCGCACGGGTGAGGTGTTGCGTGTGGAAATGGATGCCGACGGCGCGCATGAAATCGCCCGGCGTTCCCGGGGCACACCGCGTGTGGCGAATCGTCTGCTGCGCCGCGTGCGCGACTATGCCGAGGTGCGCGCGAATGGCCGTATCACGCGCGAGGTCGCGGAGGCCGCGCTCGCCTTGCTCGACGTGGACCACTTCGGACTCGATGACATGGACGGCCGCCTGCTGCGTGCCATCATCGAGAAGTTCGAGGGTGGCCCGGTGGGGCTCAGTACCATGGCCGCAGCCATCGGCGAGGATCCCGGCACGATCGAGGAGGTATATGAACCGTTCCTCGTACAGCACGGGTTTCTCCAACGCACCCCCCGGGGCCGCGTGGCCACCGCACGTGCGTACCGACACCTGGGGTTCGTCCCACCCGTCGGCAGTGCGGAGCAGCCTGGCCTTTTCTAA
- a CDS encoding DUF3299 domain-containing protein, whose protein sequence is MHRRLSSALSLTGVAALVVASSAFTTPAKPTRPAPAKAAPTTVANPVAKTAGKTALVVADDAVNIDWRVLAGLDYSNGKSTDTLKKLDGKLVRLPGFVVPLDDFQEEGAEFLLVPYYGACVHTPPPPPNQIVMVEMSGKKSVKLNLFDAVWMSGRLKISSIESPYGTVGYQLEGLKVEPYSSK, encoded by the coding sequence ATGCATCGTCGCCTCAGCTCCGCGCTTTCCCTGACCGGTGTCGCCGCCCTTGTGGTAGCTTCGTCGGCCTTCACGACCCCCGCCAAGCCCACCCGTCCTGCGCCCGCCAAGGCCGCGCCGACGACGGTGGCCAACCCGGTCGCGAAAACCGCCGGCAAGACCGCCCTGGTGGTGGCCGATGACGCGGTCAATATCGACTGGCGTGTGCTGGCCGGTCTCGACTACTCCAACGGCAAGTCCACCGACACGCTGAAGAAGCTGGACGGCAAGCTGGTGCGCCTGCCGGGCTTCGTGGTGCCGCTCGACGACTTCCAGGAGGAAGGCGCCGAATTCCTGCTGGTACCGTACTACGGCGCCTGCGTGCACACGCCACCGCCGCCGCCCAATCAGATCGTGATGGTGGAGATGTCGGGGAAGAAGTCGGTGAAGCTGAATCTCTTCGACGCCGTGTGGATGTCAGGGCGGCTCAAGATCTCGTCGATCGAAAGCCCGTACGGCACGGTCGGCTATCAGCTCGAAGGCCTCAAGGTCGAACCCTACTCGTCGAAATGA
- the yajC gene encoding preprotein translocase subunit YajC → MTVSVIASFALLQASPTTAIPQMIFMYGAIFAIFYFVLIRPQQRQRKKHDETVRTLKKGDEIVTAGGIVGEVLHIASQGKDGAATMEDRITIKSGESRLIIERGRIARVGSATTPAA, encoded by the coding sequence ATGACCGTTTCCGTCATTGCCAGCTTTGCCCTTCTGCAGGCGTCGCCGACCACCGCGATCCCGCAGATGATTTTCATGTACGGCGCGATCTTCGCGATCTTCTACTTCGTGCTGATCCGGCCGCAGCAGCGTCAGCGCAAGAAGCACGACGAAACGGTCCGCACCCTCAAGAAGGGCGATGAGATCGTGACGGCGGGCGGCATCGTGGGCGAAGTGCTGCACATTGCCTCGCAGGGCAAGGATGGCGCCGCCACGATGGAAGACCGCATCACGATCAAGTCGGGCGAATCCCGCCTGATCATCGAACGCGGTCGTATCGCCCGCGTGGGTTCCGCCACCACGCCCGCGGCCTGA